A window from Salvia miltiorrhiza cultivar Shanhuang (shh) chromosome 2, IMPLAD_Smil_shh, whole genome shotgun sequence encodes these proteins:
- the LOC131010394 gene encoding protein MIZU-KUSSEI 1, with protein sequence MESPALFSLLRRPKQPSKSGGGGLLRMFKLLPMLTTGCKMAALLGSLQRKPLLTDKATTVTLFGYRKGRLCLAIQEDPHRQPVFVMELPMLTTALHREMASDMLRIALETDTKSHKKKLLEEFVWAVYCNGRKIGYSIRRKNMSDDEAHVMQLLRGVSMGAGVLPSLSDKEYAVDGDLTYIRARFDRVVGSKDSESFYMINPEGASSPQELSIFFLRLR encoded by the coding sequence ATGGAAAGCCCCGCCTTATTCTCCCTCCTCCGGCGCCCTAAACAACCATCCaagagcggcggcggtggcctCCTGCGCATGTTCAAGCTCCTCCCCATGCTGACGACCGGGTGCAAGATGGCGGCGCTGCTCGGCAGCCTCCAGCGGAAACCCCTCCTGACGGACAAGGCGACGACGGTGACGCTCTTCGGATACCGCAAGGGGAGGCTGTGCCTGGCCATCCAAGAGGACCCTCACCGGCAGCCCGTGTTCGTGATGGAGCTGCCCATGCTCACCACCGCCCTCCACCGGGAGATGGCGTCGGACATGCTCCGGATCGCGCTGGAGACCGACACCAAGAGCCACAAGAAGAAGCTCCTCGAGGAGTTCGTGTGGGCCGTCTACTGCAACGGCAGGAAAATCGGCTACTCCATCCGGAGGAAGAACATGAGCGATGACGAGGCGCATGTTATGCAGCTGCTAAGGGGAGTCTCCATGGGCGCCGGCGTCCTGCCCAGCCTCTCCGACAAGGAATACGCCGTCGACGGCGATTTGACATATATAAGGGCCAGATTTGATAGGGTTGTCGGATCCAAGGATTCTGAGTCGTTTTACATGATCAATCCTGAAGGTGCTTCTTCACCCCAAGAGCTTAGTATTTTTTTCCTAAGGCTTCGctga